Sequence from the Streptomyces sp. NBC_00358 genome:
TCCGACGGCGTGTGCGAGTACTGCCGTGACGGACTCACCACGTCGTGCCGGCACGGCGGCTTCTGGGGCTCGGTCGGCTACGACGGCGGACAGGGCGAGGCCGTGCGCGTTCCCTTCGCCGACGGCACCCTCGTACGGCTGCCCAAGGAGGCGGCCTCCGACGACCACCTGCTGTCCGCCCTGCTGACCCTGTCCGACGTCCTCGGCACCGGCCACCACGCGGCCCTGGGCGCCGGCGTGCGCAAGGGCTCGACCGTCGCCGTCGTGGGTGACGGGGCCGTCGGCCTGTGCGCCGTCCTCGCGGCCAAGCGGCTCGGCGCCGAGCGGATCATCGCCCTCGGCCGGCACCAGGTGCGCACGGACATCGCGCGCCGCTTCGGGGCCACGGACGTCGTCGCCGAGCGCGGCGAAGCGGCCGTCGAGGCCCTGCGCGAGCTGACCGGTGGCCAGGGCGCGCACTGCGTCGTCGAGGCCGTCGGCACCGAGCAGTCCATGAGCACGGCCGTGAACATCACCCGCGACGGCGGCGCCATCGGCTTCGTCGGCGTGCCCCACGGCAGCGGTACGGGCCTCGACCTGGGCGTCATGTTCGACCGGAACATCGCCCTGCGCGGCGGCGTCGCCCCGGTGCGCGCGTACATCCCCGAACTGCTGCCCGACGTTCTCGACGGCACGATTGACCCGTCGCCGGTCTTCGACATGACCATCGGCCTGGAGAGCGTGCCCGAGGGCTACAAGGCGATGGACGAGCGGACCGCGCTGAAGGTCCTCGTCACCAACTGACTCCCGGGTCCGCGGCCGCGGACCCGCCGTCCCTCGCCCTTCTGCCGCTGCCCGTCCGGAGGCTCACCACCGGATGGGCAGCGGCAGCGCCGTCAGCAGGCCCGACACCGCGACGACCGCGCCCAGCGCCACGATCTCCGCCCGCGCGGGGGAGCGGGCGCCGAGCGGGTCCGCCGCGCGGCGCAGCCGCAGCCGGGCCGCGAGGGCCAGGACGGCGACGGCGGCCACGAGGAGGACCTTCGCGAGCAGGGCGCGCCCGTACGCCGTCGACGTCAGCTGGTCCAGGACCGTGCCGGGCGGCATCCGGCGCAGCGCGCTCCAGACGCCCGTCGCCGTGACCGTCGCGAACAGTACGGCCGCCACGCGCGCGTAGAGACCGAGCAGCGTGGCACCGGCCCGACCGCCTCCGGCCGCCGTCCCCGGTCCGGTGGCCGCAGCCGCAGCCGTGGTTCCTACGGCAGTCGCAGTCGTAGTCCGGCCGGTGGGATCGGTCTCCCGGGTTCCCGTGACCGCACCGGTCGCGGTGCGCCGGCCGTGCAGCAGGCGCAGGACGTGGAGCAGGCCGCCCGCCCACAGCGCCGCGCATGTCAGGTGCACCAGGGTCAGACCGGAGCCGAGCAGCGCGTCGTGCTCCGCCGGGGGATGCGCGCGCAGCGCCTCCGCGACCGCCACCACGGCCGGCGGCCACACCCGGGCGGCCGGGCGGTGCGAGCGGGCACAGAGCCAGGCCGCCGCGAACGCGTCGGTCTCCACAAGCGCCAGCCGGCCGTCCCGGGTCCGGTACAGCCCGCCGATGTCGATGTCGGAGAGGTGATGCGGCAGCAGATTGCCCGTCGCCACCACGGAGGCCAGACCCAGCGCGACGACGAACCCGGCGGCGGCCGCGTACGCCGCCCAACTGCGCGGCGCCGCCATCGTCGACGCCCCGGGCACCCGGCGCGCCAGCGCGGACGCGAACACCTCTCCCACAGGGACGCAGAGCGCCGCGAACAGCACCGACCGCAGCAGCGCGATGCCATCGGCCCCGGGTGCCGCGGCTTCCCCCGTACCGGTGAGCGCGGTGCGCGGGCCCAGCAGTGGGATCAGGGCCGCGACGGCCACCAGGGCGAGTACGGCGACGGCCCGGTGGGTGGCCCGCCGCGGCGCGGTCCCGCCCGCGACCTCGTCCCCGCTCGGGTCCGCGGTCCCGGCCGTCGAAGCTGTCAACGTCCCCCCCCAGGATCGTCGCCGGCGGTCACAGATCCGGGCAAGTCACCGTAACCCGTTCGGTGTTCGAGGACGAGAGGGCGAGGGGACGAGGGAGAGGGGGTGAGGTGGTGAGGGGGTGGAAGGGCTCGGGCGCGAGGCTCACGCCCAGCGCGCGGGGTCCGTACCCCAGAGCCCCGGTGGGCGTGACCAGTCGGTGGGGCCGCCGGTGAAGGAGACCGGGGGCAGGGCATGGCCGAGGAGGCCGAAGGGGCTGTTCCGCTCGGACAGCCAGGGGTCGGGACGGCCGTACGGCTCTGCCGCCACCGGGTCCGGCAGCGCGCCGGGTGCCTCCTCCCGCCCGATGCCGTCGGTCAGCCACATCGCCGTGCGCGCCAGCGCCAGCCGTACGACGCACCCGCGGCCGTGCTCCTCCCGCTCGGTCAGCGCGCGCAGGACGGCCGCCGCCAGCAGATATCCGGTTCCGTGGTCGAGCGCCTGCGCGGGCAGCGCGCCCGGCCGCTCGGGCGATCCCTCCGCCATGGCGATCCCGGTGGCCACCTGCACCAGGCTGTCGAAGCCGCGCCGCGCGCCCCAGGGCCCGTACGTCCCCCACGCCGACACCTGCGCCACGACGAGGCCGGGGTTCCCCTCGGCCAGCGCCTCCGGGGAGAGCCCGAACCGGTCCAGGGCGCCGGGCCGGTAGCCGGTGACGACGACGTCCGCCGTCGCCAGCAACTCGTCGAAGGTACGCCGGTCGGCCACCAGGTCCAGTACCGCCGAGCGCTTCCCGAAGCCCGTGTCCGCGTGCGCGTCCGGGTCCTCGGGCAGCCGCGGCCCGTCCACCCGCAGCACGTCGGCGCCCAGCAGGGCGAGCGTGCGGGTGGCGACGGGGCCCGCGATGACCCGGGTCAGGTCCAGGACGCGCACCCCGGCGGCGGGCGACAACGGGGGGCCGTCGCGCAACGGGGCGAGGGCTCGCGCGCCCGCGGTGGCCGGCTCGCCCCGCTCGGACGGCCTGTCCCAGTCGGTCAACGGCCGCCCGGCCAGGGCGAGAGCCTGCTCGTGGACGGCCCACTCCTTCGCCGTGCGCAGCGCGACGGCGAGCCCGCCGGCCGCGTACACCGTCTCCTCGACCTCCCGCGCGGACCGTCCGGCGAGCACCCCGGCCACGTCCTCCGCGGTCGCGTCGTCCGCCGCCCCCAACGCGTCCAGCAGCCGCGCCCGGTGATGCGGATAGTTCGCGTGTGTCCGTACCCAGCCGTCCGCGGTCCGCCAGAAGCGGGACAGCGGCGCGAAGTTGACCGGCGCGCGCCCGTCGATCCGCAGATGCCGCTCGCTGACGAACGCCGTGGCGACGGCGCCGTCGTCCACGCTCACCCGCGGCACCCGCGCGAGCCCGGCACGCCGGGCCCCCAGCTCGGCGGCCGCCAGCGCACAGGCACCCACACAGGCGCGCGCCGACTCGCGTACGGGCAGCCGTGCCTCCAGCGCACCCGCACGCGCCACGGTCGAAACCCCGGGGAGCAGCGCCGGGTCTCCGCCCAGTTCCCGCCACACGACGGCCATCGGTGAATGCGTCATACCGGCACTATGCAGCGTGGACGCGATCAACATACGAGGCGGCCGGCGACGGCGCGGCCCCGGTCGCCGAGCGGGTCGACCGGGGCCGCGGGACGTTCTGCGGGCGCTACTTGACCGCCCGCAGGGCGTTGACGATCCCGAATCCGTAGAAGCCGTTCACGTGCTTGCCGCCCGCGCAGGTCGCGTCCACGACTCCGTCGCCGTTCCCGTCGTACGGGGCGGTCGGGCAACCCGGGTTGTCCGCCTGGGCCTTGAGGAGGATCTGGAGCTGAGCCGGCGTAGCCCAGGGGTACTTGGACTTCAGCAGTGCGGCCACGGCGGCGACGTGCGGCGTCGCCATCGAGGTGCCCTGGAGCCAGCCGTACGTGTTGTTCGGCAGCGTGGAGAGGATGCGGCCGTTCTGCGACGGCGTGTCCGGGATCTGATACCGGTCGCCGCCGGGCGCCGCGACATCGATGACACCGTCGCCGTAGCTGGAGAAGTACGACTTGGCGCCCTTGACGCCGGTCGAGGCGACCGTGACGACACCCGGCAACTGGGTAGGGATGTCGAAGCACTTGTGCGGGTCGACCGTCCGCGTCGTGGCGGTCGAGTCGTCGGGGCTGGACGCGTCGGTCAGCGCGTTCGAGTCGAGGTCGTCATTGGAGTTGCCCGCCGCCGCGATGTTCAGCGTGCCCTTCCGCTGGGCGTACAGCTGGGCCCGGTCGACGGCGTCGACGATGGCCTTCTGGTCGGGGTCGTCGACGCAGTTGTACAGCCAAGGGTCGACGTAATAACTGTTGTTGGTGATCTCGACGCCGTGGTCGGCGGCGAACACGAAGGCGCACACGACGCTCTCCGGGTAGAACAACTGGGTGGAGTCGGGCTCGGCCACCGTGATGCCCGCGACCTTCACGCCGGGGGCGACTCCCGCGACGCCGATACCGTTGCGGGCCGCCGCTATCTCGCCCGCGACGTGCGTGCCGTGGTAGTGGTCGGCGTCAACCGGGCGCCAGGCGCCGTACGTCGTGTCCGGCTTGCCGCCCACGCAGTTGGCGGACTGCGAGGCCGAGAAGTTCGGCGCGATGTCCGGGTGCGTGTCGTCGACGCCGACATCGATCACGGCGACGGTCACCTTCTTGCTGCCCGGGTTGACCGCGGCCGCCTTGTCGGCGCCGATCGCGCGCAGGTCCCACTGGTCGGCCTCAAGAGGTTCCTCGCCCGCGGACGCGGTCTTCGCGACCTTCGCGGCCTCGGCGGCCGACAGCACCTGCACCGCGCCCTCGTCGGTCGTCGCCGCGGAGGTCAGCGGCGAGGTACGGGTGGCACCGGCCGACTGCACCCCGCGCACCGTCCGGATCTGCCGGCCGAAGTCCGGGTTCGCCGAGTGGACGACGATGACGCCGATCTGCTCGTACGCGATGACGACGCTGCCGCCGGCCGCGCCGATGGCCTTCTTCACCGACTCGATCGTGCGGTGGTCCGTTGTCGTGTTGACCACGTACGAGAGGTTCGGCCCGTCCGCGGTCGTCGCGGCGGGCGCGGTGAGAGGGGTGG
This genomic interval carries:
- a CDS encoding zinc-dependent alcohol dehydrogenase family protein, with protein sequence MRATTIHAPFDMRVEDVPEPMVQLPTDAIVRVLRSCICGSDLWAYRGEAARQPGQRIGHEFLGIVEETGSAVTGVRRGDLVVAPFMWSDGVCEYCRDGLTTSCRHGGFWGSVGYDGGQGEAVRVPFADGTLVRLPKEAASDDHLLSALLTLSDVLGTGHHAALGAGVRKGSTVAVVGDGAVGLCAVLAAKRLGAERIIALGRHQVRTDIARRFGATDVVAERGEAAVEALRELTGGQGAHCVVEAVGTEQSMSTAVNITRDGGAIGFVGVPHGSGTGLDLGVMFDRNIALRGGVAPVRAYIPELLPDVLDGTIDPSPVFDMTIGLESVPEGYKAMDERTALKVLVTN
- a CDS encoding CopD family protein, coding for MTASTAGTADPSGDEVAGGTAPRRATHRAVAVLALVAVAALIPLLGPRTALTGTGEAAAPGADGIALLRSVLFAALCVPVGEVFASALARRVPGASTMAAPRSWAAYAAAAGFVVALGLASVVATGNLLPHHLSDIDIGGLYRTRDGRLALVETDAFAAAWLCARSHRPAARVWPPAVVAVAEALRAHPPAEHDALLGSGLTLVHLTCAALWAGGLLHVLRLLHGRRTATGAVTGTRETDPTGRTTTATAVGTTAAAAATGPGTAAGGGRAGATLLGLYARVAAVLFATVTATGVWSALRRMPPGTVLDQLTSTAYGRALLAKVLLVAAVAVLALAARLRLRRAADPLGARSPARAEIVALGAVVAVSGLLTALPLPIRW
- a CDS encoding CoA transferase, giving the protein MTHSPMAVVWRELGGDPALLPGVSTVARAGALEARLPVRESARACVGACALAAAELGARRAGLARVPRVSVDDGAVATAFVSERHLRIDGRAPVNFAPLSRFWRTADGWVRTHANYPHHRARLLDALGAADDATAEDVAGVLAGRSAREVEETVYAAGGLAVALRTAKEWAVHEQALALAGRPLTDWDRPSERGEPATAGARALAPLRDGPPLSPAAGVRVLDLTRVIAGPVATRTLALLGADVLRVDGPRLPEDPDAHADTGFGKRSAVLDLVADRRTFDELLATADVVVTGYRPGALDRFGLSPEALAEGNPGLVVAQVSAWGTYGPWGARRGFDSLVQVATGIAMAEGSPERPGALPAQALDHGTGYLLAAAVLRALTEREEHGRGCVVRLALARTAMWLTDGIGREEAPGALPDPVAAEPYGRPDPWLSERNSPFGLLGHALPPVSFTGGPTDWSRPPGLWGTDPARWA
- a CDS encoding S8 family serine peptidase yields the protein MAHLRSRRRLALAVPVVLSLTASLGFLPGAASATPLTAPAATTADGPNLSYVVNTTTDHRTIESVKKAIGAAGGSVVIAYEQIGVIVVHSANPDFGRQIRTVRGVQSAGATRTSPLTSAATTDEGAVQVLSAAEAAKVAKTASAGEEPLEADQWDLRAIGADKAAAVNPGSKKVTVAVIDVGVDDTHPDIAPNFSASQSANCVGGKPDTTYGAWRPVDADHYHGTHVAGEIAAARNGIGVAGVAPGVKVAGITVAEPDSTQLFYPESVVCAFVFAADHGVEITNNSYYVDPWLYNCVDDPDQKAIVDAVDRAQLYAQRKGTLNIAAAGNSNDDLDSNALTDASSPDDSTATTRTVDPHKCFDIPTQLPGVVTVASTGVKGAKSYFSSYGDGVIDVAAPGGDRYQIPDTPSQNGRILSTLPNNTYGWLQGTSMATPHVAAVAALLKSKYPWATPAQLQILLKAQADNPGCPTAPYDGNGDGVVDATCAGGKHVNGFYGFGIVNALRAVK